From Pan paniscus chromosome 9, NHGRI_mPanPan1-v2.0_pri, whole genome shotgun sequence, the proteins below share one genomic window:
- the LOC106635315 gene encoding small ribosomal subunit protein eS27-like — protein sequence MDVKCPGCCKIITVFNHAQTVVLCVGCSTVLCQPTGGKARLTEGCSFRRKQH from the coding sequence ATGGATGTGAAATGCCCAGGATGCTGTAAAATCATCACGGTCTTTAACCATGCACAAACGGTAGTTTTGTGTGTTGGCTGCTCCACTGTCCTCTGCCAGCCTACAGGAGGAAAAGCAAGGCTTACAGAAGGATGTTCCTTCAGGAGGAAGCAGCACTAA